A single Aminobacterium mobile DSM 12262 DNA region contains:
- a CDS encoding DEAD/DEAH box helicase — protein MVKSFYPWQIEAYKKIREENAVLSAPTGSGKTLVAYLWSGLLDEEGNPQIPDISRVIFTAPIKALSNERYMDLRRMGFDVGIETGDFKRNEEAPIICCTQEIYTLKYTKTPHQKLIIDEFHYIFEDPDRARTYIDGIRETAPTTSILVMSATFSEPGAIGRYLESITKRSFVVYQGEERATELIYTPKKPAQIYNINDSLVFVFSQRGAMDLAYSIARTRRRIPKDQRTRLYELATILDVPKVQMPLLCGVGIYHGSMLPKEKLLVESAFRERILDVVVGTNALALGVNLPAESVIFAQLVQFHDNAPISKNAFLQMAGRAGRKGLFETGYVTWLSQSPCEHRGYETGDVFKELLHIDPEAASVSLRPAWGQLLRREIHINDEADYISKYSLPPMDPAILRGELRQGLQRIDRALRRMVRPQHRKRFRTLLAEIWYEEMSADENLEMARLFFAEEKPEALFAAQLIAPYERNYLQSLLKIKRYANHLPPGYSFRSMRELNQTVDDIDPTIYGFEEKINEIEGSLRGDEPPSL, from the coding sequence ATGGTAAAAAGCTTCTACCCGTGGCAAATAGAGGCATATAAAAAAATACGGGAAGAAAATGCCGTTCTTTCTGCCCCTACAGGGTCAGGCAAAACTCTTGTTGCCTATCTTTGGTCTGGACTCCTTGATGAAGAAGGGAACCCGCAAATTCCCGATATATCAAGGGTTATATTTACAGCTCCCATAAAAGCATTGAGCAATGAAAGATATATGGACCTTCGACGTATGGGATTCGATGTAGGGATCGAAACTGGCGACTTCAAAAGAAACGAAGAGGCCCCTATTATTTGCTGCACTCAGGAAATCTATACCCTAAAATATACAAAGACTCCTCACCAAAAATTGATTATTGACGAATTTCACTATATTTTTGAGGATCCAGACCGAGCGCGGACCTATATAGACGGCATTCGAGAAACGGCCCCCACTACCTCAATTCTCGTCATGTCCGCAACCTTCAGCGAACCGGGAGCTATCGGAAGGTATTTAGAGTCTATTACCAAACGTTCTTTTGTGGTTTACCAAGGGGAGGAACGGGCTACAGAGTTGATTTATACCCCTAAAAAACCCGCTCAAATCTACAATATAAATGATTCCCTCGTCTTTGTTTTCTCTCAGCGAGGAGCCATGGATCTAGCTTACTCCATTGCAAGAACTCGTCGCCGCATTCCTAAAGATCAACGAACTCGACTCTATGAACTGGCTACGATTCTTGATGTCCCCAAGGTCCAAATGCCTCTCTTATGCGGGGTAGGAATCTATCATGGAAGCATGCTTCCCAAAGAGAAGCTTCTTGTAGAGTCCGCTTTTCGCGAACGTATTCTCGATGTAGTTGTGGGAACTAATGCTCTAGCTCTTGGTGTCAACCTGCCAGCAGAAAGCGTTATTTTTGCCCAGCTCGTGCAGTTTCATGACAATGCGCCTATCAGCAAAAACGCATTTTTACAGATGGCCGGGCGGGCAGGACGAAAAGGCCTCTTTGAAACAGGATATGTAACATGGCTTTCTCAATCTCCTTGCGAGCATCGAGGCTATGAGACAGGGGACGTTTTTAAGGAATTGCTCCATATTGACCCAGAAGCAGCTTCAGTCTCTTTACGCCCAGCGTGGGGGCAACTTCTCCGCCGAGAAATACATATTAACGATGAGGCAGATTATATTAGTAAATATTCTCTCCCTCCTATGGATCCGGCCATTCTCAGAGGGGAACTCCGCCAAGGACTGCAACGTATAGATCGGGCTCTGCGACGAATGGTACGTCCCCAGCACCGGAAACGATTTAGAACCCTTTTGGCAGAAATTTGGTACGAAGAAATGAGCGCTGATGAAAATCTGGAAATGGCAAGACTCTTTTTTGCAGAAGAAAAGCCAGAAGCTCTTTTTGCCGCTCAACTTATCGCTCCTTATGAACGAAATTATCTTCAATCTCTTTTAAAAATTAAACGGTATGCCAATCATCTTCCCCCGGGATATTCTTTCCGCAGCATGAGGGAATTAAATCAGACAGTCGATGATATTGATCCTACAATTTATGGTTTTGAAGAGAAAATCAACGAAATCGAAGGATCCTTACGAGGAGACGAACCTCCTTCGTTATAA
- a CDS encoding inositol monophosphatase family protein encodes MVIDVLSASLISLLKEAGDIIKERKSTYIARRRSLSDYTTATDIEVERFIVSHLQKLSPESVIVAEESSSSRDKAQLCNKAFVLDPIDGTVNFYHNYPAFAISLAYVERGTVQRSYIYDPINEEFFSAVRGKGAFLNGTPIHVSTTSTLSESLVGFGTAYNKELGKKEISLVMKVYEQCHDVRRRGAASLDVAYVACGRLDSYLEMDLKPWDFYGGILLLEEAGGLVTDWSGNSIQGLGNQDVLCSNGFIHNEMLAIVEENRSLIQ; translated from the coding sequence TTGGTTATTGACGTTTTATCCGCATCTTTGATCTCTTTATTGAAAGAGGCGGGAGATATTATTAAAGAACGAAAAAGTACATATATTGCTCGTCGAAGATCGTTGTCAGACTATACAACGGCAACGGATATAGAAGTAGAGCGATTTATAGTTAGTCATCTCCAAAAGCTTTCCCCGGAAAGTGTTATTGTAGCTGAAGAATCGTCATCGTCTCGCGATAAAGCTCAACTTTGCAATAAGGCATTTGTGCTTGACCCTATCGATGGAACGGTAAATTTTTATCATAACTATCCTGCTTTCGCCATTTCTCTAGCATATGTTGAGAGGGGAACTGTTCAAAGGAGTTATATTTACGATCCCATTAATGAAGAGTTTTTTTCTGCTGTGAGAGGAAAAGGGGCTTTTTTAAATGGCACACCTATTCATGTTTCGACAACATCAACTCTTTCAGAAAGTCTTGTCGGTTTCGGAACTGCTTACAATAAAGAGCTCGGGAAAAAAGAAATTTCTCTTGTAATGAAAGTCTATGAGCAGTGTCATGACGTGCGTCGGAGAGGAGCGGCCTCTCTGGATGTTGCTTATGTAGCTTGTGGAAGGCTTGATAGCTATCTTGAAATGGATCTGAAACCTTGGGATTTTTATGGGGGAATTCTTCTTCTTGAGGAAGCTGGAGGGCTTGTAACAGATTGGAGTGGCAATTCTATTCAGGGGCTTGGAAATCAGGATGTTCTCTGTAGTAACGGGTTCATTCACAATGAAATGCTTGCAATTGTGGAAGAAAATCGATCACTTATACAATAA
- a CDS encoding betaine/proline/choline family ABC transporter ATP-binding protein (Members of the family are the ATP-binding subunit of ABC transporters for substrates such as betaine, L-proline or other amino acids, choline, carnitine, etc. The substrate specificity is best determined from the substrate-binding subunit, rather than this subunit, as it interacts with the permease subunit and not with substrate directly.): protein MIQNQNNQNLETVLEIKDLWKVYARNNMNIDVENKDLIAQLDKSEDTIVAIRGVSLSVRRGEVFVIMGLSGSGKSTLIRCILRLIEPTSGKIQANGQEVTALSQKELIEFRRKHVAMVFQHYGLLPHKTILQNVAFGLKLQGIPKEEREERSRSTLNHVGLEGWENYYPQSLSGGMRQRVGIARALVMDAPILLMDEPFSGLDPLIRREMQDELARLQQELHKTIFFVTHDLDEAIQLGDRMAIMKNGTIVQTGRPTHILANPADSYVARFVQDKRHQLERANKESF from the coding sequence ATGATACAGAACCAGAACAATCAAAATCTAGAAACAGTCCTTGAAATAAAAGATCTATGGAAGGTCTACGCAAGAAACAATATGAACATAGATGTAGAAAACAAGGACTTGATTGCTCAACTTGACAAATCAGAAGACACTATAGTGGCCATACGAGGTGTATCCCTCTCAGTCAGACGGGGAGAGGTTTTTGTCATTATGGGCCTTTCAGGAAGTGGAAAATCTACATTAATTCGATGCATTCTCCGCCTCATTGAACCGACATCTGGGAAAATACAGGCAAACGGGCAAGAAGTTACAGCTCTTTCCCAAAAAGAACTTATCGAGTTCCGGAGAAAGCACGTAGCTATGGTCTTTCAGCATTACGGATTACTACCCCATAAGACAATACTCCAAAATGTAGCTTTTGGGCTGAAACTACAGGGTATTCCAAAAGAAGAAAGAGAGGAACGTTCTCGCTCCACTTTGAACCATGTCGGCTTGGAAGGATGGGAGAATTATTACCCTCAATCTCTAAGTGGAGGAATGAGACAACGTGTAGGCATTGCGCGAGCTCTTGTAATGGACGCTCCTATTTTGCTTATGGATGAGCCTTTCAGTGGCCTTGACCCCCTTATAAGAAGGGAGATGCAAGACGAACTTGCCCGCCTCCAACAAGAGCTTCATAAGACTATCTTTTTCGTCACGCATGATTTGGATGAAGCCATACAACTTGGAGACAGGATGGCCATCATGAAAAACGGGACTATTGTTCAAACAGGTCGTCCTACCCATATTCTTGCAAATCCAGCTGATAGCTACGTTGCGAGATTTGTCCAAGATAAACGGCATCAGTTAGAAAGAGCGAATAAAGAATCTTTTTAA
- a CDS encoding DUF2848 family protein, with amino-acid sequence MNFHSIALRDNGRFEEICLEWDLCVAIGYAGRDQAGVMAHVEELRKIGVPAPEKTPSMYWIDPERITTNTILWVVGNGCSGEVEFFVAADKGGNLFMTVASDHTDRALETVSVSKAKQACSKVIGNVFWKMSDIRPHWDEIELRSWVRKTPQEEEYLYQEGTLASLLIPERLLELATEDKPYPGKFSYFSGTLPLKGEICYEGDFRMELNDPVLKRSISHTYTVRRLPDRN; translated from the coding sequence ATGAATTTTCATAGTATTGCTTTAAGAGATAACGGAAGGTTTGAAGAAATTTGCCTCGAATGGGACCTTTGTGTAGCCATTGGTTATGCTGGTCGGGATCAAGCCGGTGTTATGGCCCACGTAGAGGAGTTGAGAAAAATTGGCGTCCCTGCACCAGAAAAAACTCCAAGTATGTACTGGATCGATCCGGAACGTATAACCACTAATACCATTTTATGGGTGGTAGGAAATGGCTGTTCTGGTGAAGTAGAATTTTTTGTTGCTGCAGATAAGGGCGGCAACCTCTTTATGACAGTTGCCAGCGATCATACAGATCGGGCATTGGAGACCGTCTCTGTTTCAAAGGCCAAGCAAGCCTGCAGCAAGGTGATTGGAAACGTTTTTTGGAAAATGAGCGATATTCGCCCTCATTGGGATGAAATAGAGCTACGATCTTGGGTTCGAAAAACACCACAAGAAGAGGAGTATCTTTATCAGGAGGGAACCCTCGCGAGCCTTCTGATACCAGAACGACTTCTAGAACTGGCAACAGAAGATAAACCTTATCCCGGGAAATTTTCCTATTTCAGTGGAACGTTACCTCTCAAAGGCGAAATCTGTTACGAAGGCGATTTCAGGATGGAACTGAATGATCCCGTCCTAAAGCGGTCTATAAGCCATACGTACACTGTTCGTAGGTTGCCAGATCGGAATTAA
- a CDS encoding ABC transporter substrate-binding protein, with protein sequence MKKNLLKKTILIGVCLLIIFSAETLPLRAAEGKVTFIDFSWDSVQIHNRIAGYIITYGYGRETDYMFAESLPGLLGIERGDAQITMELWADNVHEWWQKAQKKGKVVSLGENFPDAPQGWYVPTYVIKGDKARKLQPVAPLLKNVKDLPKYWKLFRDPEEPSKGRFYNGPAGWKVHSINLNKLKAYNLYKTYEAFDPGSQTALASAIASAYEKGEPVLAYYWEPTAIMGKYSMTKLEEPPYNKKIWETTRKCAFPSAKVLILANSQFVLSNPDIAEFLKRYQTTIDQNNNALAYMRDTNSTVMETAIWFLKTYSSVWKEWVQDELIIKKIEMALEKGTF encoded by the coding sequence TTGAAGAAAAACCTTTTAAAGAAAACCATACTTATAGGCGTATGTCTGTTGATTATTTTCAGTGCCGAAACCTTGCCATTACGAGCAGCAGAAGGGAAAGTAACTTTCATTGACTTCAGCTGGGATAGCGTACAAATACACAATCGGATAGCTGGCTACATCATAACGTATGGCTATGGGAGAGAAACTGATTATATGTTTGCTGAATCTCTTCCAGGGCTTCTTGGTATCGAACGGGGAGATGCCCAAATCACTATGGAACTTTGGGCAGATAATGTTCATGAATGGTGGCAAAAAGCACAAAAGAAGGGGAAAGTTGTATCCCTCGGAGAGAATTTCCCCGATGCACCGCAAGGATGGTATGTACCCACCTATGTAATCAAAGGGGACAAAGCCCGCAAGTTACAACCTGTAGCTCCCCTTCTGAAAAACGTAAAGGATCTCCCAAAATATTGGAAGTTGTTTAGAGATCCGGAGGAACCATCAAAAGGTCGATTTTACAATGGCCCGGCAGGGTGGAAAGTTCATAGCATCAACCTTAATAAGTTAAAAGCTTACAATCTTTATAAAACATATGAAGCTTTTGACCCTGGTTCTCAGACAGCTCTTGCATCAGCCATCGCTTCAGCTTACGAAAAAGGTGAACCTGTTTTGGCCTACTATTGGGAGCCTACAGCCATTATGGGTAAATATTCCATGACAAAGTTAGAGGAGCCTCCCTACAATAAAAAAATATGGGAAACCACTCGAAAATGTGCTTTCCCTTCGGCAAAGGTCTTAATTTTGGCAAACTCCCAATTCGTTCTATCCAACCCTGATATTGCAGAATTTTTAAAAAGATATCAAACCACTATCGACCAAAATAACAACGCTCTAGCTTACATGAGAGACACGAATTCCACTGTTATGGAAACAGCGATCTGGTTTTTAAAAACATATTCGAGTGTTTGGAAGGAATGGGTTCAAGATGAATTGATAATTAAAAAAATTGAAATGGCCCTTGAAAAGGGGACATTTTAG
- a CDS encoding TRAP transporter large permease, which yields MGWILGLFAIFLVGIPISFSLGFVTLVGLLGTSLPLEVIVQRMFTGVDNFAFIAIPLFILAGDLMAAGGISKRLTNFSESLVGHWPGGLGMVTIVASMIFAAVTGSAIAATAAIGGILISEMVNKNYSPAYSAALVATAGSIGPIIPPSIPLVVYGVIVSASIAKLFMGGIVPGVLMGIFLMISNWFISKQRGYQGSKTRATVAERRAGLKDAILALLMPIIIIGGIIGGIFTPTESAAVAVAYALIVGGLVYRELSWKKIWKAFVNAAIMNGIILTVLMTANLFIWFMTVKMVPQEVAATLMSLVHSKWGALFIINIVLLIAGTFIDTTSALTIFVPLFLPIVKAFNIDLIHFGVVVAVNLTIGMCTPPLGVCLFVACGIAKITIREMLKDLCILLIPLLILLALITYIPATVTWLPNILGL from the coding sequence ATGGGTTGGATTCTTGGTCTTTTTGCTATATTTCTTGTGGGGATCCCCATCTCCTTCTCTTTGGGCTTCGTCACGCTTGTAGGGTTGCTCGGAACATCTTTACCATTAGAGGTTATTGTGCAGCGAATGTTTACGGGCGTAGACAATTTTGCCTTTATCGCTATTCCCCTCTTTATTCTCGCTGGAGATCTTATGGCAGCTGGAGGAATATCGAAAAGGCTTACTAACTTCTCTGAATCTCTTGTGGGACATTGGCCAGGCGGGTTAGGTATGGTCACCATCGTAGCCTCTATGATTTTTGCTGCCGTTACCGGATCCGCTATCGCTGCTACTGCTGCCATCGGTGGCATTCTCATATCGGAAATGGTTAATAAAAATTATTCTCCGGCATACTCAGCAGCTCTCGTTGCCACAGCAGGATCCATAGGCCCCATTATTCCACCAAGCATTCCCTTAGTCGTCTATGGTGTTATTGTTAGTGCTTCTATCGCCAAACTCTTCATGGGCGGAATCGTTCCAGGAGTCCTTATGGGCATCTTTCTTATGATATCTAACTGGTTCATCAGTAAACAGCGAGGATATCAAGGGAGCAAAACTCGAGCTACTGTCGCAGAGCGTCGAGCAGGACTTAAAGATGCTATTTTAGCCTTGCTCATGCCCATTATTATCATTGGAGGTATTATTGGCGGCATCTTTACTCCAACAGAATCAGCAGCAGTAGCTGTTGCTTATGCCCTCATCGTCGGTGGATTAGTTTATAGAGAGCTTTCATGGAAGAAAATATGGAAAGCGTTCGTGAATGCCGCCATTATGAACGGTATTATCTTGACGGTGCTTATGACTGCAAATCTTTTTATATGGTTCATGACCGTAAAAATGGTTCCTCAAGAAGTAGCAGCAACACTTATGTCTCTTGTACACAGTAAATGGGGAGCTCTTTTTATCATTAATATAGTATTGCTTATCGCAGGGACCTTTATTGACACAACGAGTGCGCTGACTATTTTTGTGCCACTATTCCTTCCTATAGTCAAAGCCTTCAACATCGACTTAATACACTTCGGAGTGGTTGTGGCTGTAAACCTCACTATTGGAATGTGCACTCCACCACTTGGCGTGTGCCTTTTTGTGGCATGTGGCATTGCAAAAATAACTATACGGGAGATGCTTAAAGATCTTTGTATTTTGCTCATACCTTTATTGATACTGCTGGCACTCATCACGTATATTCCAGCTACTGTTACGTGGCTACCTAACATTCTCGGACTTTAA
- a CDS encoding DctP family TRAP transporter solute-binding subunit: MKKIVAMLAVTMLFVLSGTSMAAVELKFAHGGSLEHQYQIGAEYFKKLVEERSNGEIKVNIFPQGQLGGSERELLEGVRMGTIEIVSIAAGGALPSFVPEFQVLGIPYLFQSREQVYAVLDGEVGDELGALMLGKGFQNLAFWEVGFRNFTNNIRPIEKPEDIKGLKIRVQESKSWMEFIKMLGGIPTPISFGELYSALQQKVVDGQENPIATIYSMKYYEVQKYLTLDGHTYEAAAIIANPKWFSSLSEEHQKIIKDAARDAATYQREKLFEMDQERLDFIRKAGVEIVENPDKEAFAQATADLYKVLDNVPEELINKIKDAAAKVK; this comes from the coding sequence GTGAAGAAAATTGTAGCAATGTTAGCAGTAACGATGTTGTTCGTTCTTTCCGGTACTTCTATGGCAGCAGTGGAGTTGAAATTTGCCCATGGAGGAAGCCTTGAACACCAATATCAGATTGGCGCAGAATATTTTAAGAAATTAGTTGAAGAAAGATCTAATGGAGAAATTAAAGTAAATATTTTCCCGCAAGGACAGTTAGGAGGCAGTGAACGTGAACTTCTTGAAGGGGTTCGCATGGGAACGATCGAAATAGTTTCTATTGCTGCCGGAGGAGCTCTTCCAAGCTTCGTACCAGAGTTTCAGGTTCTGGGGATTCCCTACCTCTTCCAATCTAGAGAGCAAGTCTATGCCGTCCTTGATGGTGAGGTTGGAGATGAACTCGGTGCCCTTATGTTGGGGAAAGGCTTCCAGAATCTTGCTTTCTGGGAAGTTGGTTTCCGTAACTTCACAAACAACATTCGACCTATTGAAAAACCAGAGGATATAAAAGGTCTAAAAATCCGCGTTCAGGAATCAAAAAGCTGGATGGAGTTTATTAAAATGCTCGGTGGTATCCCCACACCTATTTCTTTCGGTGAACTCTATAGCGCCCTTCAGCAGAAAGTAGTGGACGGACAAGAGAACCCCATCGCTACTATTTATTCCATGAAATATTATGAGGTTCAAAAATATCTTACATTAGATGGCCATACATATGAGGCTGCAGCTATTATTGCTAACCCCAAATGGTTCAGTTCTCTCTCTGAAGAGCATCAGAAAATTATTAAAGATGCTGCCAGAGATGCAGCTACGTACCAACGAGAAAAACTTTTTGAGATGGATCAGGAACGCCTGGATTTCATACGCAAAGCTGGTGTAGAGATAGTAGAGAACCCCGATAAGGAGGCTTTTGCCCAAGCAACAGCAGACCTTTACAAAGTTCTCGATAACGTTCCTGAAGAACTCATCAACAAGATTAAGGATGCTGCGGCGAAGGTAAAATAG
- a CDS encoding TRAP transporter small permease — protein sequence MKKIEQLFSVLTGISLVVLFLVTFAQVIQRYVFQMPMPWATDVIRIFFVYSVFFGMAVGLFKKSHLNIDVLLQVFPSKTRPYFDLISNVVIFIFLACLLRYSIPFMQANADQYTPYLMFPMSYVYAVIPITVLSMLIFLTIDSFQIVGGFFKHTPKA from the coding sequence TTGAAAAAGATCGAGCAACTTTTTTCTGTATTAACTGGCATCAGCCTTGTTGTTCTATTCCTCGTCACTTTTGCACAGGTGATCCAACGTTATGTATTTCAGATGCCCATGCCATGGGCAACTGATGTTATTCGTATTTTTTTCGTCTATTCCGTTTTTTTTGGCATGGCTGTAGGGCTCTTTAAGAAATCACACCTCAACATCGATGTGCTTTTACAGGTTTTCCCTTCGAAAACCCGCCCTTATTTCGACCTGATCTCTAATGTGGTGATTTTTATCTTTTTGGCATGTTTGCTTCGCTACAGCATTCCCTTTATGCAAGCGAACGCTGATCAATACACTCCATATCTCATGTTTCCTATGAGTTATGTTTATGCGGTCATTCCAATTACTGTATTAAGTATGCTTATTTTTCTTACTATCGATTCCTTTCAAATTGTGGGTGGCTTCTTCAAGCACACCCCCAAGGCTTAG
- a CDS encoding GntR family transcriptional regulator, producing MKNNSLALSVYQKIKTSILSLEYPPEAILQERVLADSLGVSRTPVREALHRLSQEGWLKIHARKNIQVRSVSVEDLKEVFQVRRTLETAMLNLIFNAKLHRQAADVMSEHISQMKDSMDNLYSFISSDQNFHSANFSVFGNVRFQKFWNAISEEMIWLGVMAMAAGKERFPRVLADHSVFCSAVRNGQRREAKKALLAHLDDTELILHKRMVAMDQALYDKKMS from the coding sequence ATGAAGAATAATAGTTTAGCTTTATCTGTATATCAAAAAATAAAAACCTCCATCCTCTCTCTCGAATACCCCCCTGAAGCTATTCTCCAAGAGCGAGTTCTTGCAGACTCTTTAGGGGTAAGTCGCACTCCCGTTCGTGAAGCTCTTCATCGTCTTTCTCAGGAAGGATGGTTAAAAATTCATGCCCGAAAAAATATTCAGGTTCGTTCTGTCTCAGTGGAAGACCTCAAAGAAGTCTTCCAGGTTCGACGCACTCTTGAAACAGCTATGCTAAATCTTATTTTCAATGCAAAACTCCACCGACAGGCAGCCGATGTTATGAGCGAACATATTTCACAGATGAAAGACTCCATGGACAACCTGTACTCTTTCATATCTTCAGACCAAAACTTTCATTCAGCGAATTTCTCGGTTTTTGGGAATGTTCGATTCCAAAAATTTTGGAATGCTATCAGCGAAGAAATGATATGGCTTGGAGTCATGGCTATGGCCGCAGGGAAAGAGCGTTTTCCCAGAGTCCTTGCTGATCATTCTGTTTTTTGCAGTGCTGTTCGAAATGGACAGAGGCGGGAAGCCAAAAAAGCCCTACTGGCACATCTCGACGATACAGAATTGATTCTCCATAAGCGCATGGTAGCTATGGATCAAGCTCTATATGACAAAAAAATGTCCTAA
- a CDS encoding carbon-nitrogen family hydrolase, which yields MLRIGMLQLDIKIGDREANRLNIQKWLERTLTPTEIPTAIVLPEIWDVGYALEQAEELADPEGKGAAHFLGELARTYNVWFVGGSVLAKSGNRFVNRAQVISPEGELIAFYDKVHLIGLMGEDTYLAPGKKSCLFSIDGTKAGCVICYDIRFCEWLRTYAVNGAEVLFVSAEWPTVRIDHWENILQTRAIENQMYVVACNRVGTSKGTLFGGSSMVIDPWGQVVYKAGDGEEAGFVTIDTKKVEEIRTYMPIFKDRVPEIYLK from the coding sequence ATGCTCAGAATTGGAATGCTGCAGCTTGATATAAAAATAGGGGACAGAGAAGCCAATCGCCTTAATATACAAAAATGGTTAGAACGGACTCTTACCCCAACGGAGATTCCGACAGCTATTGTCCTTCCAGAGATATGGGACGTAGGTTACGCATTGGAACAAGCTGAAGAGCTTGCAGACCCTGAGGGGAAAGGAGCCGCACATTTTCTTGGTGAGTTAGCACGCACATATAATGTGTGGTTTGTAGGAGGGTCTGTCCTAGCCAAGAGTGGGAATAGGTTCGTTAACCGCGCCCAAGTTATTTCTCCGGAAGGTGAACTTATTGCTTTTTACGATAAGGTACATCTTATCGGCCTTATGGGCGAAGATACATATCTGGCCCCAGGCAAAAAATCTTGCCTCTTCTCCATCGATGGGACAAAAGCTGGGTGTGTTATTTGTTACGATATCCGCTTTTGTGAATGGCTTCGAACCTATGCCGTTAATGGAGCCGAAGTACTTTTCGTTAGTGCAGAATGGCCTACTGTGCGTATTGACCACTGGGAAAATATCCTTCAAACAAGAGCCATCGAAAATCAGATGTACGTTGTGGCATGTAACCGTGTGGGGACATCAAAAGGGACCCTTTTTGGTGGATCCTCTATGGTGATTGATCCTTGGGGACAGGTTGTATATAAAGCAGGAGACGGAGAAGAAGCTGGCTTCGTCACTATTGACACGAAGAAAGTTGAAGAGATACGCACCTATATGCCCATCTTTAAAGATAGAGTCCCTGAAATCTATCTGAAATAA
- a CDS encoding ABC transporter permease subunit, whose translation MFPETLEFHIADFVNSGVDYLLEKLAPTFDSIANGILEVLLGIENLLSAIPWWGYVFLVGFLAWKATKRLCSTIILPMSILIIGIFGLWELAIGTLSIVVAAVILALLMGVPLGILIAKVHCVGPIFHPILDAMQTMPSFVYLIPAMMFFGLGKVPAVLATLIYSLPPVIRLTALGLKQVPKPAQEAAIAYGATSWQLLKEVQLPLAMPTIMAGVNQTTMMALSMVVVASMIGAQGLGQEVLLSINRIDMGRGFEAGISIVIMAIAIDRITQGFARHLDPTKR comes from the coding sequence ATATTTCCGGAAACGCTTGAATTTCATATTGCAGATTTCGTAAATAGTGGAGTGGACTATCTTCTTGAAAAGTTAGCCCCTACCTTCGACAGTATCGCCAACGGCATTTTAGAGGTACTTCTAGGAATAGAAAACTTGTTAAGCGCAATCCCTTGGTGGGGCTATGTGTTCCTTGTAGGTTTCTTAGCTTGGAAAGCTACAAAACGTTTATGCTCAACGATCATTTTACCCATGTCTATCCTGATTATAGGAATCTTTGGATTATGGGAACTTGCTATAGGAACACTCTCCATCGTCGTTGCAGCAGTAATTTTAGCACTTTTGATGGGAGTCCCCCTGGGAATACTCATAGCAAAAGTTCACTGTGTAGGGCCTATTTTTCATCCTATTTTGGATGCCATGCAAACGATGCCAAGTTTTGTTTATCTCATTCCAGCCATGATGTTTTTTGGTTTGGGGAAAGTCCCAGCCGTACTGGCCACCCTTATCTATTCTCTACCGCCAGTAATACGCTTAACAGCTCTTGGGCTCAAACAAGTTCCCAAACCAGCTCAAGAAGCGGCTATCGCGTATGGAGCGACGTCGTGGCAATTGTTAAAAGAGGTGCAACTTCCGCTAGCTATGCCCACTATTATGGCTGGAGTTAACCAAACAACAATGATGGCGCTGTCTATGGTAGTTGTAGCCTCAATGATCGGCGCTCAAGGGTTGGGGCAGGAGGTTCTTCTTTCTATTAACCGTATCGATATGGGACGCGGTTTCGAAGCAGGAATCAGCATTGTCATTATGGCTATTGCCATAGATAGGATCACCCAGGGTTTTGCTCGTCACCTGGATCCGACGAAACGTTAA